The nucleotide window gtttcttaaataaaattaagactACAGTTTAAATGTCAACATTATTGTCATGAATTGTTTTGCGCTCTATTTCTTTTTTCCCATTGAATTCCCATTTTTATTCCTTAGACAATAGTCATGCGActgatgatatatatatatatattagagctgtcaaacgattacatttttaatcagattaatcacatcgtagaattttgattaatcatgattaatcactgacttaaaaaaagcttttttcccaacatttttgtccgctgcacacgctcatcctgctttttctaatcaattaattatttgcataatttaaaatggggaaaaaatgacctacggcatatgtaaacatttattaaatgctttattttaatgcatgtagttatgtttattgctcaaaccccaacagctacctttaatgtgaccatccactgttggcttaaaaggatcatctgcggtcaaaattaatagtgcgattaatctgtggtaatacaaaaattaatgcgataattttttgtgattaatttttacaaaataattatttttttcctgtttaatGTTATGTCATGAAACAGTACTATTGCTTATTCACCTGAATTTTtgttcactgttttttttattaaatttctgCTTTGTCTTATAAAAACAGGGATGCAACTCCCccattttattgctgaaaagtCAGAAAATCTTTTTtacagtttacttttttttttttttttacagaatctcTCTTCTGTTCTGTTGTCTAAAAGGTCACGCATTTAAtgtaaaagcttttttttcactattgtatttttgttgtgatatattttttaagttttttcccCTTTGAAATGTTTCCTGTTATatttctaacaaaaacattcacgcaactaatacaaacaaaagattatttctcttttctgacctaaaaaacaaaacaaaacaaaacaaaaaaaaactaaaggaaatttgcatttgtgttgtaTCCCCGGCCTCGCAaagcatatttttaatttgaatacattaaaaatgcagTGATGCGTTGAGACGTACTGTACCTCCAGGCCCGTCAATGAAAGCTTGTCGAGCTCCACAACAACACCGACTGAGGACTACATGTAGGCGGACTGGAACGCGGCAGGGGTGGGCGAAGAAACAAGCCTCTTCTCGCCGGAAGGCTCCCCCATCCTCACAGGTGTCAATGGACGTGTCGGAACGCACCTGGGGCTAGGATCTTGTATTACGGGAGAGGTGATGTTTGGACCACAACCATGCTTTTATGTGAGCACGCCTCACACGATTGTAATGATCTCATACacatttgttgggaaaaaagaaaatctgtatgtgtgtgtgtgagagagattgAGAGTTTCCAATCCTCGCTCGGATTCCGCTCGCTTTCGTGAGTAGTGAGTCATCTTCACAAGTAGTCGATCTTGGGAGGGGCTTCGCCAAAAGTGGGAGTGGCCGCATCCCCTATTGGATTGCTTCTTTCCCGGAAGTGGACCACTTGTCGCCTttcctcaaaatgaaataacttGTGCGTAACTTTtacataaataattttttatcaACTGTGTGGCTTTCCGTCATGGCGGCATCTCTGGAGCGCTCGGCCAAGCTCAACCCGTTGAACGCGGAACTGAAGAAGCTGTGCGACGTGTTGGACCGAAGCCCCGCTGGCAATGGATGGCGAAGACTCGGGGAGATAGTGGCCGAGGACCGGCGCTTCAGAGTCAGGTACACATAAACAAATACCCAGGAAGCATCCTTTGTGTTCGTCTTTACACAACTGGACGTTATGTCATGATGTCATGTCACTAATTTATTGCAACTCCTTAACGTGAATAAGTAGTCTAAAAAGTTCAATAAGTGTACAGACTCTGATAATGTGCAAAAGTTACTTAATTCTCTTACTTGTACTTGTACAAGTACTTATTAACCCTTTAAATTACACTCtgaaatgtgaaataaattatttttacattcatttataCAGACCCGACAAAAGTACTCACACACTGTACTTAAATACTTAAAGATACTTGTTAAATGATAGTACTGCGTCAACTCCTTCACTTAGTATATAGAAGTACATATACTTGACTTAAAAAgacaaagtgcaaaaaaaaaaaaaaaaaaaagtacagccattgaaatgtaaaagtaaaaaaaaaaactttttttttttttactgccaatTCTAAAACGGAGTGGTAAAAACAGAAGTACTGATTCCAGTTGATGTACTTACTTAAATATAAAACGTCCAGACTGTAGTGTATTcaactacaaaaaataaataaaaaatacagtcaaTTGTCCACAATGTCCATTTTAATGACTTTGCCCAATGAAATCAATTTACATGCACTCAAAATATTTCCTGAGTTTGGCAGCTCACAAAAGATTGACTTGCTTTGCTTGTGTAATTTCAGACTTGATGGGTGGGCAGACTCTCGGGTATTCAAAAGTCCATTTTGCATAATATGTCCCTTTTAAAAATGTCTGTGCAGTCCGGACGACTTGGAGATGTGCTCTCTGAAGGTCCTGCAGACCGACGGCAGCCCGAGCCGCATGCTGCTGATGCTCCTGGCCGAGCGAGGCTGCACGTGCGGCCACCTGATGGACTTCCTGCACGCGCTGGCCAACGCGGAGGCCCTGCACTGCCTCCAAGCGCCAGGTATGCTCAAAACCAGCCTGGTAAAAAGCCACAGTGGCGCTGGTACCTCACTTCAACAGTCCGTTTTATCACTTGAATAAACTCCCGCCTCTCCAGAATGCGCACCCACATTTGTGTGTTCCTTTTTTTCAGCCTTACGGATTATCACCCAGCCGCAGTCGGTGTCGCTGCTGTGCGGTCACAACTTGCGCCTCAGCTGCCACGCCGTGGGCCAATCACCGGTGATGTACCAGTGGTTCAAGTCCAAGGAGGAGGTAAGCCCACCTATTCAACTCTCACCCCAATTGGTTACTTGTATAACTTGTCTTATTGTCCAAATGGAAAGTCGACCTCGAGAGGTCACCATTTGACTACCTTTGCTTGGCATGTGTGAATTGAATTTGTTTATAAACCATAAATGTTTTCTATAATATTTAGGAGATATAAAATATGAatacaatatatattattttattttctagctACCATATATACTTTTAATTGTATGGTGGTCCacattattcttttgtttttaattataaaatattaaattgtgtCCATATTGAATATTAAACTCTTTTCTCTTTGActtatattaactttttttttttacattttacaaattTCCCATCATACATACTACAGATTagcacaaaaatattaaatatgaaatatgtaagattatattgaagtttattattattattaatagccAACCCTTAattttaaaaggatacttgactaattaagccattttcatcagtaaaaagttaatattttgtctacaattaaactttattatttttcatatacaattagaaccttgaaaaagtaatttttctacttgctgtccaacgatgatatcacctgtgctgaggaagtaggtaacaaccaatcatggctcagtttactgaccaaacccagaaaacaaatgagccatgattggccgttacctacttcctcagcacatgtgatgtcatcatcagtcgacagcaagtagaagaaaaaaaatactttttgaaggtattaattgtacatggaaaaataatgaagttatcaaattcattctggacaaaattatattaacttttcactgttgaaaattgttcaatgagtcaagtatccatttaaatTGTTTCCAACTCTAAAAATGCTTAGAATTTTGCAATCCTTGTCCGTCCCACGTGTTCCACTGCAGGTGCCAAATAGTTCCTCCGCCGACATGACCATCAGCGGCGTCCACGTGAAGGACGGCGGCTTCTACATCTGCCGTGTCAGCTGCGGCGAATCCTTCCAGTTCAGCCAGTGGGCTCAAGTAGACGTCCTGGATGCGTCCACGTGGAGCGGTGAGCCCTTGACGAAGCACGAGTGCCGTGTCTTGTAAAGTGGTGGGAAGTAGTTATTATAATCTTGGTTGGCACCGCGCATCAAAACAACATTCATGAACTTTACCTATTCTTTGATTtgtcaaaataaatttttttgcacttttttttttttttttttttttaaaggccaggCCCAGAACTGCCAGTCGTCAGACGGTCATCTGGAGGTGGCCGTGCAACCTCGCCCGCAGCGTCTCCTAGCTGGCGCCACCCTCCAGTTGGAGTGCGGCGCCGCGGGGTCTCCCATCCCTCGCTATCAGTGGCACCGTGATGGCGCGCCTCTCCCAGGTGCCACCAGGAGGAAACTCAGCGTGAGCTATGAGAGAAAGAATTCAATACCTCTCACACACCATTTGAAACGATCTCAAACATAATTGAAACGCTTTGATACACAGTAGGGAAATGCTGTCAGaaacactactgaaatgctccaTACACACCACTGAAAATTTAAACACTCTCATACACACTACTAGAACATTCTCATATACACTCATTAAATGCTTGCACATAGACTACTAAAACGTGCACATGTACTCAACTGAAATGCTCTGTTttacactactgaaacactctcacGCACTATTGAACCACTCTACACACCTTACTGTAATGCTCTCACACACGCTATTGTAATGCTCCAGACACCAGATTTAGACACTTTCATACATACTACTTAAAAGCTCtcatacacactactgaaactcATACACACTACGTACACACTACTAAAATGTTCACATACACACTACTAGAAAATTTTCATGTCGTCAGTAAAATGTTCTCATACGCACTACTGAATTGTTCCCATACACACTACTGGAACATTGCCATAAACACCAATGAAATGCTCTCGTATACACTCCCGAAATGCTCCCATTCATACTGCTGAAATGCTTTCATACAAAATACTGAAATTGTCCCAGATACACtactggaatgttgtcataaacACTAATGAAATGCTCTCATTACACCACTGAAATGCTCCCATTCGTATTACTGAAATTCTCCCATTGACACTCCTGGAAGGCTCTCATACACACTGCTGAAATGTTCACATAAACACTACTGGAACATTGCCATAAACACAAATGAAATGTTCTCAAGTATACCCCTAAAATGCTGTCATGAAAAATACTGAAATGTTTCCATTCATACTACTGAAATGCTCCCATATACACACTGTAATGCTCCCATTGTACAACTGAAACATCCGCCAACACTCCACACGCACCCTACGGGAATTCTCTCTCAAACACATATACACACTATTGTAGTGCTACACATGCCCGACTGAAACGTTTGCATACACACTATTGCaacattcatacattttacCTAAAAGCTGTTTTCAAGGATTCcagttgtgtgtgtgagtgagataATTTGAGAAGAGGTTGTGACTGTTTCTGTAGTTTGACTAAGAAAGAACGTGCAAGGTCTCCTCGTATTATTTCCCTAACGGCCCCGCACAGCGAGTGAAGCGTCACACTTGCGATGAGTTTATCCTTCtcagtttgtttgtgttttttttgttttttgttttttgttttttttgtttcagatCCCGAACACCACGCCGGACCACCAGGGCAGATATCGCTGCAAGATCGTCAGCGGGTGCAAGAGGACGTGGACCAATGAGGTGGAGGTTTTGATCGGTACGTCAGCCACGCTTTTCCGTGCAATTTCTTCCGTAATGACATCTAAAcgcttatttgtgtattttttttggctAAAAAGCTCCAAGTACGCTGGTCCAGATTTCGGGAGCAATGGAGTGCTCGGAAGGTAGAGTTGGAAGGAGGTCGCGGCTAGGCGCCGTAGCAGAGACGTATTATGCAGTTTCTTCACAATTGAAAACATTTATCGAGTGTCTTCACATTTCTGTCACGTTCTTTGGCAATCTTAATCTGTGCATCCAATAAAATTCAATGCAGCTATGCTTACCTGTTGATTATGACACAGTAGTTGCTCCAGCGGAGGATATGGATGTTTTAGCATGCGAGTGTCTCTTTATGAAAATGTTCAGACGGTGTTGTTCGGCATCCAGACCAAAAAAAACTGTGGAATTTTGTGAATTAGTTTATCCCATATTGCTTAATACTAACACACAAAGCAAAATACTATAGACAGGCGAGTGACATGTTCACAGTTAATATAATGATACTCacatgcatatattctttatcctttgcataaaagaaacaaacaaaaaccattaATGTTACTGCAGCTTACTAAGTGTGTGGAATTCTTTGTATATAATGACTGTATAGATTATACTACCCCCTGGTGGCCATGATGTGCGCACCAGAAGGCGCTAAGAAAAATAATGtactgtagtttttttgtttgttttttgtttttttgttttttttgtttttttgttttttttgtttttttttttatgcttggcATATTTTGACTAATGAAGACATCTGGTAAATGGTTTCACTTGTACAGAAAGCTGCACTCGTCTTCTTCAACATATGCAATGGGTCCAAATGGTTTACTCAACACTCACAGGGGTGCATGGCATGAATGGGCGGTTCTGTGAGAGGGTCACTCAGGGAAAGAAAGGCTGAGGCTGATGTCACAGATGCgaccactttattaggtacacctgctaaTGAGCTCCAGTACGTAATGAAAGATAATGCTGACTTTTTGATTGAGGAATCAGAAATTAATCGAATTGCTGTTTGAATCACTCGTGTCTATGACGGCAGCCTATTCCTTCTACTGGCATTTTGGCTAATTTCCTAATCTTttcaattgttaaaaaaaatagttcaggTTGTCAAGCCTTAATTGTGCTTTGTTCTCATTCCTAGATGACATTTATGCTATTGGAGGAGGTATTTCTATTCATCACGCACTATTTTATACGCATAAGACAATTCATGTACATTTTTGACATTATGCGCTGCTGTTTGTGTTTTAGGTTCTGCCGATTTCCTCCTAAACAGtatacctgagcaactgtatgGTGAGTGAAATTTCACGTATATGCAAATAATTACTTGTAAGGACCATCATGTATGccttttaaagggacacttgactcattgaacagttttcagcagtgaaaagttaatattttgtatagAATGAATGTggtatttttccatgtacaattaatacctttaaaaagtaatttttctacttgctgtcgactgatgatgacgtcacctgtgccgaggaagtaggtaacggccaatcatggctcacctgttttctgggtttgctcagtaaactgagccatgattggtcgtcattagaagcaagtagaaaaattactttttaaagctattaattgtacatgaaataaaataatgaagtgaCCACATtttttacagacaaaatattaactttttactgcagataatggcttaatgagtcaagtatcactttgtCCGATCAACCATTTGGTTCTCAAAGGAGTGCTTTAACATTTGTAACACATTTTCTAATTATAGAGATCAAATAATATTGTGCTGTTGCATCCTATACTTATGAGATATTCACTATGATATTACTTCTTGGtttagtttggaaaaaaaactatgatttaaaaaaaaatgcaaaaacagaaaattttatttaaacaaataaattaaaacatgtttttttgcttttttttattactagctaaaggaagtcaagtcaaaaacatttttttttttaaataatgaaaatctgTGCAGTTGCAAAtagcaattaattaatttatttattaaaaaaaaaaggaaacaactaGTTGGTTGGGTgcgttgaacatataaacataaacaccacaagtataaaatacaagttgatgTTAATGTTGATGTTCATAAGCATAATACTTCTATCATAATAATATACTAATAAGTTATTCTTACTAACATAAGAattaaacaatagaaaataaacaaaacatgtttatcttaagtagtgttgttccgatatcgATACCATACGGGTATCgggagaggccccgatactgcattaaagcagtggtatcggcatctgCAATTGCTAACAACTAACATGCGGTATCGGCATTGGCCGATACTGAAAAACTGGGTATCGGACCCGGTATtgcggggcaaaaaaaaaaatggtatcggaacaacactaatctcAAGTGCACAGATATATTGGAATGAGTTGTAAGTCCTTATCCATTACATATATACGCAGAGTGAGGCCTCCATAACTCGAGTTACACATTTGTCTCCATTTTAACATCATCTGTTCTGCCCCTTTGCTCCCCCTCCCACAATCCAGCAACGGACAAAGTCGCCTTGCTGATTGGCAACCTGTCCTACCAGAACCACCCGCAGCTAAAAGCCCCCATGGTGGACGTGTACGACCTCACCAACGTTTTGCGGCAGCTGGACTTCAAGGTGGTCTCCCTGCTGGACCTCACTGAGTCAGAAATGCGCAACGCCGTCCACGAGTTCCTGCGGCTGCTCCACAAAGGGGTCTACGGTACGTTCCCCGCCTCGCGTTGAAGATGTCCGGGGTGATGGCAGGCTTCTCCTCGGCAGGCTTGCTGTACTACGCCGGGCACGGCTACGAGAACTACGGCAACAGCTTCATGGTTCCGGTGGACGCGCCCAACCCGTACCGCTCGGCCGACTGCTTGTGCGTGCAGAGCA belongs to Festucalex cinctus isolate MCC-2025b chromosome 5, RoL_Fcin_1.0, whole genome shotgun sequence and includes:
- the malt1 gene encoding mucosa-associated lymphoid tissue lymphoma translocation protein 1 isoform X2; protein product: MAASLERSAKLNPLNAELKKLCDVLDRSPAGNGWRRLGEIVAEDRRFRVSPDDLEMCSLKVLQTDGSPSRMLLMLLAERGCTCGHLMDFLHALANAEALHCLQAPALRIITQPQSVSLLCGHNLRLSCHAVGQSPVMYQWFKSKEEVPNSSSADMTISGVHVKDGGFYICRVSCGESFQFSQWAQVDVLDASTWSGQAQNCQSSDGHLEVAVQPRPQRLLAGATLQLECGAAGSPIPRYQWHRDGAPLPGATRRKLSIPNTTPDHQGRYRCKIVSGCKRTWTNEVEVLIDDIYAIGGGSADFLLNSIPEQLYATDKVALLIGNLSYQNHPQLKAPMVDVYDLTNVLRQLDFKVVSLLDLTESEMRNAVHEFLRLLHKGVYGLLYYAGHGYENYGNSFMVPVDAPNPYRSADCLCVQSILKLMQEKETGLNVFLLDMCRKRNFHDDSTHNVVLRVTANIVFGYATCQDAEAFELSSSDFTNGVFVKFLKKRLLDDEKITVVLDRVAEDMGQFDATRGKQALEIRSSLSERRALTDPVLPGATDLPHSQQWAKAHELPDSMYVDFECGARIKLGFAAEFSNVLVVYTHIVRKPAELSLCEAHVTDFPQELDVDPKAMNRTSPEDTGVYLLSSNLPQHCLYTRLCSLQKLKNDLVFTACLRGASAAMDADDSVCWTERVDIGKPLIARLDLHHRATRQNSCLLTCPVPHSPTAQNRHPNPHLDYPLDRESGRPAPRHHRLDVPECARTAADGVAACGSSIPIEASDDMDELQTAFIKSLQLQQP
- the malt1 gene encoding mucosa-associated lymphoid tissue lymphoma translocation protein 1 isoform X1, whose translation is MAASLERSAKLNPLNAELKKLCDVLDRSPAGNGWRRLGEIVAEDRRFRVSPDDLEMCSLKVLQTDGSPSRMLLMLLAERGCTCGHLMDFLHALANAEALHCLQAPALRIITQPQSVSLLCGHNLRLSCHAVGQSPVMYQWFKSKEEVPNSSSADMTISGVHVKDGGFYICRVSCGESFQFSQWAQVDVLDASTWSGQAQNCQSSDGHLEVAVQPRPQRLLAGATLQLECGAAGSPIPRYQWHRDGAPLPGATRRKLSIPNTTPDHQGRYRCKIVSGCKRTWTNEVEVLIAPSTLVQISGAMECSEDDIYAIGGGSADFLLNSIPEQLYATDKVALLIGNLSYQNHPQLKAPMVDVYDLTNVLRQLDFKVVSLLDLTESEMRNAVHEFLRLLHKGVYGLLYYAGHGYENYGNSFMVPVDAPNPYRSADCLCVQSILKLMQEKETGLNVFLLDMCRKRNFHDDSTHNVVLRVTANIVFGYATCQDAEAFELSSSDFTNGVFVKFLKKRLLDDEKITVVLDRVAEDMGQFDATRGKQALEIRSSLSERRALTDPVLPGATDLPHSQQWAKAHELPDSMYVDFECGARIKLGFAAEFSNVLVVYTHIVRKPAELSLCEAHVTDFPQELDVDPKAMNRTSPEDTGVYLLSSNLPQHCLYTRLCSLQKLKNDLVFTACLRGASAAMDADDSVCWTERVDIGKPLIARLDLHHRATRQNSCLLTCPVPHSPTAQNRHPNPHLDYPLDRESGRPAPRHHRLDVPECARTAADGVAACGSSIPIEASDDMDELQTAFIKSLQLQQP